One region of Primulina tabacum isolate GXHZ01 chromosome 1, ASM2559414v2, whole genome shotgun sequence genomic DNA includes:
- the LOC142554079 gene encoding cyclin-dependent kinase inhibitor 5-like isoform X1 — protein sequence MDMKKAAEMVARGKKRKLRLEDLEDLPSSSVQLKTRPLADKTPVNFPSSTCESSGSYGALGSFCSSNGSSSDLAKGQGEEIAVTVDQFLGTSNGDTLNRKERSVSSSEIQVESGEMETTARPNESNPRRRLTGEKMPSEDDFEEFFSSAEKNLQKRFTDKYNYDVVKDEPLEGRFEWVQIQQTQP from the exons ATGGACATGAAGAAGGCGGCGGAGATGGTGGCGCGGGGTAAGAAGAGGAAATTGAGGTTAGAAGATTTGGAGGACCTCCCGTCATCATCGGTTCAACTCAAAACGCGGCCTTTGGCTGATAAAACGCCGGTTAATTTCCCTAGTTCGACATGCGAGAGTTCCGGTTCGTATGGTGCTTTGGGGTCTTTCTGCTCAAGCAATGGATCATCGAGTGATCTGGCGAAG GGACAGGGGGAGGAGATTGCAGTAACTGTGGATCAGTTTTTAGGGACCTCAAATGGAGATACGTTGAATCGGAAAGagag gagCGTGAGCTCAAGCGAGATTCAAGTGGAGTCTGGCGAGATGGAGACGACGGCCAGGCCGAACGAATCGAATCCTCGCCGCCGTCTCACGGGCGAGAAAATGCCATCTGAAGATGATTTCGAAGAATTCTTCTCCTCCGCTGAGAAGAATCTGCAGAAACGATTCACTGACAA GTACAACTACGATGTAGTGAAGGATGAGCCATTGGAGGGTCGCTTCGAGTGGGTTCAAATCCAACAAACTCAACCATGA
- the LOC142554079 gene encoding cyclin-dependent kinase inhibitor 5-like isoform X2, which produces MDMKKAAEMVARGKKRKLRLEDLEDLPSSSVQLKTRPLADKTPVNFPSSTCESSGSYGALGSFCSSNGSSSDLAKGEEIAVTVDQFLGTSNGDTLNRKERSVSSSEIQVESGEMETTARPNESNPRRRLTGEKMPSEDDFEEFFSSAEKNLQKRFTDKYNYDVVKDEPLEGRFEWVQIQQTQP; this is translated from the exons ATGGACATGAAGAAGGCGGCGGAGATGGTGGCGCGGGGTAAGAAGAGGAAATTGAGGTTAGAAGATTTGGAGGACCTCCCGTCATCATCGGTTCAACTCAAAACGCGGCCTTTGGCTGATAAAACGCCGGTTAATTTCCCTAGTTCGACATGCGAGAGTTCCGGTTCGTATGGTGCTTTGGGGTCTTTCTGCTCAAGCAATGGATCATCGAGTGATCTGGCGAAG GGGGAGGAGATTGCAGTAACTGTGGATCAGTTTTTAGGGACCTCAAATGGAGATACGTTGAATCGGAAAGagag gagCGTGAGCTCAAGCGAGATTCAAGTGGAGTCTGGCGAGATGGAGACGACGGCCAGGCCGAACGAATCGAATCCTCGCCGCCGTCTCACGGGCGAGAAAATGCCATCTGAAGATGATTTCGAAGAATTCTTCTCCTCCGCTGAGAAGAATCTGCAGAAACGATTCACTGACAA GTACAACTACGATGTAGTGAAGGATGAGCCATTGGAGGGTCGCTTCGAGTGGGTTCAAATCCAACAAACTCAACCATGA
- the LOC142515710 gene encoding uncharacterized protein LOC142515710, protein MLEMYNQNSEHHKGINNPPPTSPRISFSNDFLESLSHSQSHSRSQSHMIRPAAAAAYRDAPVSSDFEFSVSNHSMMSADELFFKGRLLPFKESCGGGNKTTTLRDELQNEENDEDFSLRPPKNPTRWKGFLGLKKSHVGFKKSSDKAEGSLEKRLGLHEDEHCSNNSQNSDE, encoded by the exons ATGTTGGAGATGTACAACCAAAACTCAGAGCACCACAAAGGGATTAATAATCCTCCTCCAACGAGCCCAAGAATCTCCTTCTCCAATGATTTTCTTGAGTCATTATCCCATTCTCAATCCCATTCCCGCTCCCAATCCCACATGATCAGGCCTGCTGCCGCTGCTGCATATAGGGATGCGCCTGTTTCCTCGGATTTCGAGTTCTCTGTGAGTAATCACTCGATGATGAGTGCTGATGAGCTCTTCTTCAAGGGGAGGCTGCTTCCGTTCAAGGAGAGCTGCGGCGGCGGCAACAAGACGACCACGCTCAGGGATGAGCTTCAGAACGAAGAAAACGACGAAGATTTCTCGCTGAGGCCGCCGAAGAATCCGACGAGGTGGAAGGGTTTTCTTGGGCTTAAGAAATCTCACGTTGGTTTCAAGAAATCTTCTGATAAGGCTGAAGGGTCCCTTGAAAAGAGGCTTGGTTTGCATGAAGATGAACACTGCAGCAACAATTCACAG AATTCAGATGAATGA